The following nucleotide sequence is from Cryptococcus neoformans var. grubii H99 chromosome 5, complete sequence.
GCATCTGGTGAGCCTTCTCGATGCCGAAACCATCGATGAAGATTTCGGCAGTCTCGTCGATCGAAAGACCCTCTGAAAAGGCAATTAGCTGGACGTATCGTAGGTCTACGAGGTTACTGACTGGTTTCTGGATAGCAGAAATAGACAAAAATGTAACCGATGGTGATGAAACCGAGATACAAGCCGTATGTGCCGGTGGCTCCTAGTTTCTCGAGCTGAGTGAGATAAGCGACGGAGACCACCAGGTTGGCGAGCCAGCAGGCTGTGGTGGATATGGCTGAACCAGCCGCTCTGATCTCCAGCGGAAGGAACTCGGATTGATACCAGATGATGTGGGAATAGGTGAGGCCAAACGGTATGACGAAGAGAACGATCGAGCCGAGAACGCTACCAACCAAGGGGGTCGAGTACTGGTAATCCTTGAGCAGAAGACCGCCAGTCGGCTTGGTAAGGACTGAGGCTCACATCAGTGACTACGTCAACTGGCAGAGAGTGAACAGACATACAGTGGAAGGAAATGATAGTCCAAGTAAAAGCGATCATCATTCCGGGAATGAAAGTGATCATGAGTTTACGACGTCCGACCTTGTCAACAATGCTCATTCCGATGAACTGACAACGTCAGCTTGATATTTATTCTTCCATGCAATATGACTCACCACAAAGAGAGCATTGAGGCATGAGGGGATGAGACCGGCGGCGGCCCCATTTTTTAAGCCAAGAAGACCGAAAATGGTGCCGGAATAGTAGAGTAGCGTGTTGAAACCAGTCAATTGCCCAAAGGCCTGAACTCCAGAGACAGAAATGATAGCTCTTCTGTAGGGCTTGTGAGTCCAATACTTTTTGGCTCTCTCGGTAAAAGAAAGGTCGCGCTGCATGGTTGTCGTGGCGGCGACATATTGCTTGACAATTCGGAGTTTGAGATCGATGATGTCGTCCGTGGCGTTTCCAtaaatcttcttcaaacaAGCGCGGGCTTCCTGCTCTTTGCCTCGAAGGACCAATACTCGAGGAGACTCAGGGAGGAAATGCATGAGGCAGAGTTGCACAACCGAAGGAACGACGCCCAGTCCGACTGCACGGAATcagctcaagctcaaaatcAGGGGGACCAAAAGTTTGCTCACAGAGGACCCGCCACCCGATATGATATGGAACGCCTGCTTGAAAACCGGCGCCAATGGCACTGGCGACGACTTGGCCGAAAGGAATGCAAAAGGCATTGGCTCCGACACAACGCCCTCGGACAGCGGTCGGGGCGAGCTCGGCAATGTAGAGAGGAGCGATAACAGCGGCGCCTCCAACGCCAACACCGAGGACCAATCGACCGACGATTATCTGGGGAACCGAATAGCTCGCGGCAATGATGATCGCGCCTGCAGTAAAGCTTTTCACATCAGCCGAAGGATTCGTGGTTTTGACAAAGGTGATACTTACGCAAAGTCGGAAATGATCATGGCCCACTTACGGCCCAATTTATCGGCCATGGTACCGAGGATTGAAGCACCGAAGATCGCACCGATTGTCGTGCCAGCGGTGATAATCTCACTCTCGGTAGCCGAGAGGGTGTGACCAAGGGAGGTACCCACCATTGGTAAGGCAGCTCCGACAATACCAGTGTCTATCGGACGTGAGCAAAAGAGGGCGAGATCGGTCGTGATCACCCACCGTATC
It contains:
- a CDS encoding MFS transporter, SP family, solute carrier family 2 (myo-inositol transporter), member 13 — its product is MSSTLDTITPMPEGGNNQTFVNISKEDLKVETEHYENVAYIANAHDGLIDENLVRAENEDKVTPYFMFLISVAAIAGFLFGYDTGIVGAALPMVGTSLGHTLSATESEIITAGTTIGAIFGASILGTMADKLGRKWAMIISDFAFTAGAIIIAASYSVPQIIVGRLVLGVGVGGAAVIAPLYIAELAPTAVRGRCVGANAFCIPFGQVVASAIGAGFQAGVPYHIGWRVLFGLGVVPSVVQLCLMHFLPESPRVLVLRGKEQEARACLKKIYGNATDDIIDLKLRIVKQYVAATTTMQRDLSFTERAKKYWTHKPYRRAIISVSGVQAFGQLTGFNTLLYYSGTIFGLLGLKNGAAAGLIPSCLNALFVFIGMSIVDKVGRRKLMITFIPGMMIAFTWTIISFHFLTKPTGGLLLKDYQYSTPLVGSVLGSIVLFVIPFGLTYSHIIWYQSEFLPLEIRAAGSAISTTACWLANLVVSVAYLTQLEKLGATGTYGLYLGFITIGYIFVYFCYPETKGLSIDETAEIFIDGFGIEKAHQMLREKRAFAAELYAGRA